A genomic stretch from Calidithermus timidus DSM 17022 includes:
- a CDS encoding glycoside hydrolase family 15 protein, with protein sequence MEAFGAPGIPPTWASSDKDLVGTALGTSRVWFTVGHGILNEVFWPSTGQPQIRDLGFIVAREGAWYEVKRVGRYTLSAPAPEIPLPQVVHQGEGYRLELEFLADPSRDVVLVRYRLEGEGFRLYPLLAPHLGSSGHGNAAWVEDAGLFAQAPGAALALLAEPGFTRASAGFVGFSDGWQDFHQNGAMTWGFRRAVGGNVALMGELTGSEGVLALGFAPSPEGAHTLARSSLAEGYGVVRARYLEGWEAWARRLRIEGEHPELTRMARISAMVLKAHEDATYPGAVVASLSTPWGSSHDDPGGYHLVWPRDAVEAGLALLAAGQLQDARRMLAYLAATQRPDGSWPQNFYPDGRPYWTGLQLDEVALPVLLAARLAEEGGLSEEALVRRMVHRALGFIARNGPYSPQDRWEENAGANPFTLGVQVAALVAGANLLEEPHQSYALSLADAWNARIEEWTFGENTPLDQQHGVRGHYVRIHPPGMMGLRGRVLVQNRGGEQVEAEELVSLDFLYLVRLGLRPPHDSRIRDTLRLAEALLRVETPSGPFYHRYNHDGYGEHPDGRPFDGAGVGRAWPLLSGERGHYALLAGEDPLPYLWAMARAASPGGLIPEQVWDSPPLPERGLFPGRPTGSAMPLVWAHAEYLKLFLALQQGRPSEQLRAVVARYRNPRPPAALHWRKDIPYRQIPIGQALWIEDVRPFTLHFGFDGWQGVAQLQAAELGLGCFGVRLEPALLQGHRSLEFTRRFGEGWEGQDYRVEILQDEKYGIV encoded by the coding sequence ATGGAAGCTTTTGGCGCACCGGGTATTCCCCCTACCTGGGCCTCCAGTGACAAAGACCTGGTGGGCACGGCCCTGGGCACCAGCCGGGTCTGGTTTACCGTGGGCCACGGCATCCTGAATGAGGTCTTCTGGCCCTCCACCGGCCAGCCGCAGATCCGCGACCTGGGCTTCATCGTGGCCCGGGAGGGGGCCTGGTACGAGGTCAAGCGGGTAGGGCGCTACACCCTCTCAGCCCCGGCCCCCGAGATCCCCCTGCCGCAGGTGGTACACCAGGGCGAGGGGTACAGGCTGGAATTGGAGTTCCTGGCCGACCCCAGCCGCGACGTGGTGCTGGTGCGCTACCGGCTGGAGGGAGAGGGTTTCCGACTATACCCCTTGCTGGCCCCCCACCTGGGCAGCAGCGGCCACGGCAACGCGGCCTGGGTAGAGGATGCTGGGCTTTTCGCCCAAGCGCCCGGCGCGGCGCTCGCGCTTCTGGCCGAGCCGGGGTTTACCCGGGCCAGCGCGGGCTTCGTGGGCTTTTCCGATGGCTGGCAGGACTTCCATCAAAACGGGGCCATGACCTGGGGCTTCCGCCGGGCCGTGGGGGGCAACGTGGCCCTGATGGGCGAGCTCACGGGCTCGGAGGGGGTGCTGGCCCTGGGCTTTGCCCCCAGCCCGGAAGGGGCCCACACCCTGGCCCGCTCGAGCCTGGCCGAGGGCTACGGGGTGGTGCGGGCGCGCTACCTGGAGGGCTGGGAGGCTTGGGCCCGAAGGCTGCGGATCGAGGGGGAGCACCCCGAGCTCACCCGGATGGCCCGTATCTCGGCCATGGTGCTCAAAGCGCACGAGGACGCCACCTACCCTGGGGCGGTGGTGGCCAGCCTCTCCACCCCCTGGGGGTCTTCCCATGACGACCCGGGCGGCTACCACCTGGTCTGGCCGCGCGACGCGGTGGAGGCCGGGCTGGCCCTCCTGGCGGCAGGCCAGCTGCAGGATGCCCGGCGGATGCTGGCCTACCTCGCGGCCACCCAGCGGCCCGATGGGAGCTGGCCGCAGAACTTTTACCCCGATGGGCGGCCCTACTGGACAGGCCTCCAGCTCGACGAAGTGGCCCTGCCGGTGTTGCTGGCGGCGCGCTTAGCAGAGGAAGGAGGGCTTTCTGAAGAAGCCCTGGTCAGACGGATGGTGCACAGGGCCTTGGGCTTCATCGCCCGAAACGGCCCCTACAGCCCCCAGGACCGCTGGGAGGAGAACGCCGGGGCCAACCCCTTCACCTTGGGGGTGCAGGTGGCCGCGTTGGTGGCGGGGGCGAATCTTCTGGAAGAACCCCACCAAAGCTACGCCCTCTCGCTGGCCGATGCCTGGAACGCCCGGATTGAGGAGTGGACCTTTGGGGAGAACACCCCCCTCGACCAGCAGCACGGGGTGAGGGGGCATTATGTGCGCATCCACCCGCCAGGGATGATGGGCCTGCGGGGCCGGGTGCTGGTGCAGAACCGGGGAGGTGAGCAGGTAGAAGCCGAAGAACTGGTGAGCCTGGATTTCCTTTACCTGGTGCGGCTGGGGCTGCGCCCGCCGCACGACTCTCGCATCCGCGACACCCTGCGGCTGGCGGAGGCCCTGCTGCGGGTAGAGACCCCCAGCGGCCCCTTCTACCACCGTTATAACCACGACGGCTACGGCGAGCACCCCGATGGCCGCCCCTTTGACGGGGCTGGGGTAGGCCGGGCCTGGCCCCTTTTGAGCGGGGAGCGGGGCCACTACGCCCTTTTGGCCGGGGAAGACCCGCTGCCCTACCTGTGGGCCATGGCCCGCGCGGCCAGCCCCGGGGGGCTCATCCCCGAGCAGGTCTGGGACAGCCCGCCCCTACCCGAGCGGGGTCTCTTCCCCGGGCGGCCCACCGGCAGCGCCATGCCCCTGGTCTGGGCTCACGCCGAGTACCTGAAGCTCTTCTTAGCCCTACAGCAAGGCCGCCCCAGCGAACAACTGCGGGCCGTGGTCGCCCGCTACCGTAACCCCCGCCCACCCGCGGCGCTGCACTGGCGCAAGGACATTCCCTACCGGCAAATTCCCATTGGGCAGGCTCTTTGGATCGAGGATGTCCGGCCCTTTACTCTGCACTTTGGCTTTGACGGCTGGCAAGGGGTAGCACAGCTGCAAGCCGCCGAGCTGGGGCTGGGCTGCTTTGGGGTTCGCCTCGAGCCAGCGCTGCTGCAAGGCCACCGCTCGCTCGAGTTCACCCGGCGCTTCGGGGAGGGTTGGGAAGGCCAAGACTACAGGGTGGAGATCCTCCAAGATGAAAAGTATGGAATAGTGTGA
- a CDS encoding DUF1003 domain-containing protein: MQNLPKIAELLRRRKPLKNVNQEHQETLSPLERLALWITEHVGSMGFFLIVFTWTVLWLSWNFLAPPHLKFDPPMAFVFWLFLSNMIQLFLMPLIMVGQNLQSRHAELRAEHDYQVNLRAEQEIEALLKHIEYQNRLLLALVIKSGLSAEEALRLAEDSH, from the coding sequence ATGCAAAACCTCCCTAAAATCGCCGAGTTGCTGAGGCGGCGCAAGCCCCTGAAAAACGTCAACCAGGAACACCAAGAGACCCTCTCCCCGCTCGAGCGGCTGGCCCTTTGGATTACCGAGCATGTGGGCAGCATGGGATTTTTTCTGATCGTCTTCACCTGGACGGTGCTCTGGCTCTCCTGGAACTTCCTGGCCCCGCCCCACCTCAAGTTCGACCCCCCCATGGCCTTCGTGTTCTGGCTTTTTTTATCCAACATGATCCAGCTTTTCCTGATGCCCCTCATCATGGTGGGGCAGAACCTGCAAAGCCGCCACGCCGAGCTCAGGGCCGAGCACGACTACCAGGTAAACCTTCGGGCCGAGCAGGAGATCGAGGCCCTCCTGAAGCACATCGAGTACCAAAACCGCCTGCTGCTGGCCCTGGTCATCAAGAGCGGGCTGAGCGCCGAGGAGGCCTTGCGTCTGGCCGAGGATTCCCACTAG
- the zwf gene encoding glucose-6-phosphate dehydrogenase — MHTSQAPSTTLVILGATGDLTQRLLMPALYRLWARGHLEGVFVLGYAVEDWSRERFWQHLEQALRRFVPEFNPGVWEGLRDRVGYRSGDLNPERLAALRDGLAANALFYLALPPDLFGPAAEGLGQAGLSDDAQGFRRLVVEKPFGYDLASAEVLRRQMHRHWREDQILRIDHFLGKETTQNLLVFRFANRFLEPIWNAQHIAQVQITYAETLGLEGRWRYYDRAGALRDMLQNHLMQLFTLVALEPPSVWDAEILREHKVEVLRSVRPIPPEQVGEFAVRGQYTAGVLGGQRVPGYGQEAHIPPASTTETFAALKLYVDNWRWRGVPFYLRSGKRLGADYAEVAVQFHEVPTQFFGPKAPGCNWLVFRMKPQESLELLAWAKAPGLSLEGRPVTLEAPYERPGDVPYSAYEQLLLDALGGDRAHFLRFDEVEWAWRILEPVLAAWKKGSPEPYPAGSEGPVGMARLMEEGHTWRPLGGA; from the coding sequence ATGCACACCTCACAAGCGCCCTCCACCACCTTGGTCATCCTGGGCGCCACCGGCGACCTGACCCAGCGGCTTCTGATGCCCGCCCTATACCGGCTATGGGCGCGGGGGCATCTGGAGGGGGTCTTTGTCCTGGGGTACGCGGTGGAGGACTGGAGCCGGGAGCGGTTTTGGCAGCACCTCGAGCAGGCCCTGCGCCGCTTCGTGCCGGAGTTTAACCCGGGGGTTTGGGAGGGCTTGCGGGATCGGGTGGGCTACCGCTCGGGCGACCTGAACCCCGAGCGGCTCGCCGCCCTGCGGGATGGCCTGGCCGCCAACGCGCTTTTCTACCTGGCCCTGCCCCCCGACCTGTTTGGCCCCGCCGCCGAAGGGCTGGGACAGGCCGGGCTCAGCGACGACGCCCAAGGGTTTCGGCGCCTGGTGGTGGAGAAGCCCTTCGGCTACGACCTGGCCTCGGCCGAGGTCTTGCGCCGGCAGATGCACCGCCACTGGCGGGAAGACCAGATTCTCCGCATCGACCACTTCCTGGGCAAGGAGACCACCCAGAATCTGCTGGTCTTCCGCTTCGCCAACCGCTTTTTGGAGCCCATCTGGAACGCCCAGCACATCGCCCAGGTGCAGATCACCTACGCCGAGACCCTGGGCCTGGAGGGCCGCTGGCGCTACTACGACCGGGCCGGGGCCCTGCGGGACATGCTGCAAAACCACCTGATGCAGCTTTTTACCCTGGTGGCCCTCGAGCCCCCCTCGGTCTGGGACGCTGAAATCCTGCGCGAGCACAAGGTGGAGGTGCTGCGCTCGGTGCGGCCCATCCCGCCGGAGCAGGTGGGCGAGTTTGCCGTGCGGGGGCAGTATACCGCCGGAGTCCTGGGGGGCCAGCGGGTGCCGGGGTATGGGCAGGAGGCCCACATTCCCCCGGCCTCCACCACCGAGACCTTCGCCGCCCTCAAGCTCTACGTGGACAACTGGCGTTGGCGCGGGGTGCCTTTCTACCTGCGCAGCGGCAAACGGCTGGGCGCCGACTACGCCGAGGTGGCGGTGCAGTTCCACGAGGTGCCCACCCAGTTCTTCGGGCCCAAGGCGCCGGGGTGCAACTGGCTGGTCTTCCGCATGAAGCCCCAGGAGTCCCTCGAGCTCCTGGCCTGGGCCAAGGCCCCGGGGCTTTCCCTCGAGGGCCGGCCCGTGACGCTCGAGGCCCCCTACGAGCGGCCTGGCGACGTCCCCTACTCGGCCTACGAGCAGCTCCTGCTGGACGCTTTAGGGGGCGACCGGGCCCACTTCCTACGCTTCGACGAGGTGGAATGGGCCTGGCGCATTTTAGAGCCGGTGCTGGCTGCCTGGAAGAAGGGCTCCCCCGAGCCCTACCCTGCCGGCTCGGAGGGGCCGGTGGGGATGGCCCGACTGATGGAGGAAGGCCACACTTGGCGGCCTTTGGGAGGTGCTTGA